The sequence GCCGCACTTCGTGTCGTGGGTGGTCGTGGCGGGGCTGGTGTACAAGATGCTCTCCACCGACGGCGGGCCGGTCAACCAGTTGCTGGTCAACCTGGGACAGGAGCCGGTGCCGTTCATGGCGAAACCCGAGTACTTCTGGTTCATCGTGGTGCTGTCGGACATCTGGAAGGAGATGGGCTGGAACACCATCATCTACCTGGCGGCCATCACGGCCATTGACCCGGCGCTGTACGATGCGGCCAAGGTGGACGGCGCGGGGCGCTGGCAGCAGATGCGCCATGTGACGCTGCCCGGCATGCAACCAGTCATTACGGTGCTGCTGGTGCTGGCGGTGGGCCACCTGATGACCATCGGCTTCGAGAAGCAGTTGCTGCTGGGCAATCCCATCGTTTACGAGAAGAGCGTGGTACTCGACCTGTTCGCCCTTCAGGCCGGGATCAACTCGAACAACTTCTCGTTCGGTACGGCCATCGGCATCGTGAACTCGCTGGTCGGCCTGGCCCTGCTGTTCCTCGCCAACTGGTTCTTCAAGCGCCGCACCGGGGAGAGCGTCATATGACCAGCACCGGAAAATCCATCGGGCGACTTTCCGGCTCGGCCCGCAGCCGCCGCGAGTGGAGCGCCTTCGACGTGGCGAACGTGTTCGTGATGATCGTGGTCATGATGATCACCCTCTATCCGTTCCTGCACGTGTTCGCTCTCGCCCTGAACGAGTCCTCGGACACGGTCAAGGGCGGGATCACCATCTTCCCGCGTAAGTTCACGCTGGAAAACTTTCAAACCATCTTCGCCTACGGCAAGATTCCGCAGGCGTTCCTGATCTCGGTGCTGCGAACCGTCATCGGCACGGTTACGAGCGTGCTGGCCTGCGCCCTGGTCGCCTACGTCCTGAGCCGCCGTGACTTCCAGCTTCGTTCATTCTTCTCCAAGTACTTCGCGGTCACCATGTACATTTCCGGCGGCCTGATTCCCGGCTTTCTGCTGATGCGCGACCTGAACCTGCTGAACACTTTCGCCGTGTACATCCTGCCCGGCATGGTGCACGTCTTCAACATCTTCCTGATCCGCTCGTACATGGACAACCTGCCCCTGGAACTTCAGGAGTCGGCCAAGATGGACGGCGCTTCCGACTTCACCATCTTCTGGCGGGTGATCCTGCCACTCTGCACGCCCGTCCTGGCGACCGTGGCGCTGTTCGTGGCCGTGGGCCAGTGGAATTCCTGGTTCGACACGTACCTGTACAACAGCGCCTCACCGCACCTGACCACCCTGCAATTCGAGCTGATGCAGATTCTTCAGTCCACCCAGGCCAGCGCGGGGTCTGCCCCCCGCAGCGAGGAAATGCAGCAGCAACTCGAGCAGGTGACCCCCGACTCCATCAAGATGGCGATTACCGTCGTGACCGTTTTCCCGATTCTGCTGGTGTACCCCTTCTTGCAGCGTTACTTCGTCCAGGGCATGACCCTGGGTGCCGTCAAAGGCTGAGTTTTCCGTCCGCCCCCCGGCTGTTTCGCCCCCCACTTTCCCAGGAGGAAACATGAACCGCAAGACCCGTTCCACCCTGCTCGTCCTGAGCGCCCTGCTGACCGCCACTTCCGCCACCGCCCAGGTCAAACCCGTCACGCTGACGTACTTCTCCAGCAACTCCAACGGCAACTGGGTGAACATGCAGGACGAGGTGGGCAAGGAGATTACACGGCGCACCGGAGTCACCCTGAACGCCGAGTTCGCCATTGCCGACCCCAAGCAGAAGGTGAGCCTGATGGCCGCCTCCGGCAACTACCCCTGCCTGATCTCCCCGAAAGACCAGGAGGGACTGCTGATCGACGCCGGGGCCATGCTGGAACTCTCTAGCTTGATCAACCAGCACGGTCCCAATATCAAAAAGGTCATGGGCAATCAATTTAACCGCATGCGTTTTTCTAATAAGAACAAAGGCATCTATTTTATTCCAAACAACACTGCCATCCGCACCGCGCCCTTCGATTCCGACCCATACTTCAAGGTGCAGCTCGCCGCTTTAAAGGAAGCTGGTTATCCCAAGGTCACTACCCTCGCCGACTACGAGAAGGTCATCGCCGCTTACGTGAAAAAGCACCCCACCACCGCCGACGGGAGGCCCACCATCGGGCTGTCGCTGCTGGCCGACGACTGGCGCTTTTCCATCTCGGTCACCAACCCCGCTGTGCTCGCTACCGGCGCACCCGACGACGGCGAGTTCTACATCGACCCCAAGACCTACGCCGCGAAGCCCCATTACTTCCGCGCGGATGAACGGGCGTACTTCAAATGGCTGAACGGCATGAACGCCAAGGGCCTGCTGGACAGGGAGAGCTTCACCCAGAAGTACGACCAGTACATCGCCAAGATCGCCTCGGGGCGCGTGGTGGCCCTGACCGACGCCAACTGGCAGATCTGGAGCGGCCTGGAAGCCCTGTGGAAAGCCAACATGGACGATAAGGCCTATGCCCGCTTCCCGGTGGTCGTGAAACCCGGCACCCGCAGCCCCTACAACCAGCCCACCGGGTTCTCGGGCGGGTACGGCATCGGCATCACCAAATCCTGCAAAGACCCGGTGGCGGCCATGAAATTCCTGGACTTCATGGCGAGCGACGAAGGGCAGATCCTGAACAGTTGGGGCGTGAAAGGCAAGCACTGGACGGTAGTGAAAGGCAAACGCCAGTTCATTCCCGCCGTGTACAAGCTCTCGCAGGACGACCCCAAGACCTTCCGCCGCACCACGGGTATCGGTAACTACTGGATCTCGGCCTACTACGGCGACGGGATTAAAGACAGCACCGGCAACTACTACACGCCCAAGTTCCCGGAAGAAGCCATCCGTAGCCAGTCGGCTGCCGAAAAGGCTGCGCTGGCCGCCTACAAGGTCAAGTTTTGGGGTGACCTGACGCCCAAAGCGTCCACTTTCAAGGCCCGGCCCTACGGCGCCGCCTGGACGATTCCGGTTCCTAACGACAGCGACCTGAGCGAGTTCAGCAGCATTCACAACGACATCGTGAAGAAGTACATTCCCCGCGCCATCCTGGCCCCCCCAGCCGATTTCGACAAGATTTACACCGAGATGCTGAACGAGATGACGCGCCGTACCGGCAAATACTGGCCCATGATGACGCAGCTCGTGAAAGACCGCATGAGCCTCTGGAACACCAAGTAATTCTTCTGAACGCCTGAGCATGACGGACTCCTCGCCCCAGACGCGCCCTTTACGGCCAACGGTGCACCCGGAGTCCGTCGGTTATTTCGTGAATTCATAACAACAGAGGGCAAGCATTTGACCACCCAACAACAGACCAGACCGTACGCCATCACCATGTGGGATTTCTCGTGGCTGGAACGCCGCTGGCCGGGGGCGGGGTATGAGGACTGGAACCGGGCACTGGACGAATTACAGGAACGCGGTTACGACGCCCTGCGGATCGACGCTTACCCCCACCTGCTGGCCGCCGGCCCAGTGCGTGAATGGGAGCTGTTGCCGCCCTGGACGGTGCAGGACTGGGGCGCACCCGCCCGCACGCGCGTGAAGGTGCAGCCAGCCCTGTGCGAATTTCTGGAACACTGCGCCGCGCGGGGCATGAAGGTCGCGCTGTCGAGCTGGTTCCGGGAGGACGCGGACAACACCCGCATGAACATCCACACGCCCGCCGACCACGCCCGCATCTGGCTGGCAGTGCTGGATGAGGTGGAGGCGGCAGGATTGCTGGACACGGTGCTGTTCGTCGATCTGTGCAACGAGTTCTCCATGAAGCTGTGGGCACCGTATGTTCACCGGGGCGCGTATTTTCCGCGCAACTCGCCGCAGGGGGCCGCCTGGATGCACGAGGCCCTGGGGTTGATGCGGGCGCGTTACCCGCAGTTGCCGTACACCTTCTCGATCAGTGACGAGTACGACCGCCACCTGGAGGAGGACGTGACCATGCACGACCTGCTGGAACTGCACCTGTGGATGGTTCACTGGTGCGACTTCTATCAGCAGGTGGGCTACCACTCGCACCGCACCGACCCGACCGGATACGACAACCTGGCCGTCAGGGGCGAGGCGCTGTACCGCAGCAACCCGGAAAAATACCACGCGGCCCTGTACCGCGCGGTGGACACGGCGGCCAACTGGTCGCGGGTAAGCGGGCTGCCGCTGGTGACCACCGAGTGCTGGGGCATCGTGGACTACAAGGACTGGCCGCTGCTGGACTGGGGATGGGTGAAGGAACTGTGCGAACTGGGCGTGCAGCGGGCGCTGCCCACCGGGCGCTGGGCGGCGGTCGCCACCAGCAACTTCTGCGGCCCGCAGTTCCGGGGCATGTGGCGCGATGTGGCCTGGCACCAGCGCCTGACCGCGCAGATCAAGGCCGCGCCGCTGCATGTGCCGCTGGGGGTGAGGTCACATGCCTGAGCCGTTCACCGACTTCGAGGTGGTGGATCAGCGCCTGCGCGTGTGGGGCGAAACCGCCGTGCTGGAGATCTCCCTGCCGCTGGCGGGCGTGCTGCGGCTGTGGGCCGTTCCGGATGCCCGGCACACCACCCTGCGTTACCCGCACCCCCCCCGCAAGACCTCCTTCGCGGTGAAGCCCACCCCCCTCCAGCCGCTGAGCGCCGAGCGCCGGGGAGACGAACTGCACGTGCAGGGCGCGGGCCTTTCCCTGACGCTGCACCTGCCGGACGGACGCTGGGAGGTCAGGGACGCCCAGGGAAGGGCACTGGCGCAGGGGCAAGCGGCCCAGGGCCACCCGGACAACGCCACGCAGCGCTGCACCGACCTGCACCGCACCACCCTTCACCTGCACGCCCCGCCTGACGCCGCTTACCTGGGCTTCGGCGAGAAGGTCGGACCGCTGAACAAACGCGGGCGGCACTTCACCTTCTGGAACACCGACTGCTTTCCTTTCAGCATAGAGAGCGACCCCCTCTACGTCAGCATTCCTTTCACCACCGTGCTGCACGGCGGCCAGGCGCACGGCCTGTTCGTGGACGAGCCGTGGCGCATGGAAGTGGACGTGGCGGCCAGGGACGCGGGGCGGCTCACCTGGCAGAGCGCCGGGCCGGAACTGGATCTGTACGTGATCGCCGGGCCGGCACCGTCGGACGTGGTTGAACGTTATACCTGCCTGACCGGACGCCACCCCCTGCCGCCGCTGTGGGCGCTGGGGGCGGCCCAGTCGCGCTGGGGCTACGAGCACGCCGACGACGTGCGCGACGTGGTACACGGCTTTCGCAGCCGGGGCCTGCCGCTCGACGCGGTGTACCTCGACATCGACTACATGGAAAGCTACAAGGTCTTCACCTGGAACCGCCCGCGCTTCCCCGACCCGGCGGCCTTTCTTCAGGAGATGCGCGAGCAGGGCATCCAGATCGTGCCCATCGTGGACGCGGGCGTGAAGGCCGAGGCCGGGTACGCCCCCTACGAGGAAGCCCTGCAAGGCGACTACCTGGTGCGCACCGGGCGCGGGGACGTGCTGGTGGGCGAGGTGTGGCCCGACCCGGCGGTGTTCCCCGATTTCACGCGCCTGGACGTGCAGGCGTGGTGGGCGGGGCAGATGCGGCACCTGACCGACGCGGGGGTGCGGGGCGTCTGGACGGACATGAACGAACCGGCCTGTTTCCGCGTGTACGAGGCTGGCCCCGATTCCGGCGAGATGAGCCGCGCCGGGGCGATCACCGAGGGCAAAACCCTGCCTTACGACGCCCAGCACGGCACCAAGCGCCACCTGGAAGTCCACAACGCCTACGCGCTCGGCATGAACCGCGCCGTTCAGGCTGGCCTGGCGGCGGCCCATCCGGACGAGCGGCCTTTCGTGGTCAGCCGCGCCGGATATGCCGGGCAGCAGCGTTACGCCGCCACCTGGACGGGCGACAACGTGAGCACCTGGGAGCACCTGGCGCTGAGTATTCCCATGCTGGGCGGCCTGGGTCTGTCGGGCGTGGCACTGTGCGGCAGCGACGTGGGCGGTTTCGCGGGGGACAGTAGTGGTGAACTGCTGGCCCGCTGGACGCAACTGGCGGTCTTTTACCCCTTCTTGCGCAACCACTCGGTGCGCGGGGTTGCCATGCAGGAACCGTGGCGCTTTGGCCCCGAGTGGCTGGCTATCATTCAATCCGCGCTGGAATGGCGTTACCGCCTGCTTCCCGCGCTGTACTCCCTAGTGTGGCAGGCGCACCGCAGCGGCTGGCCCATCCTGCGCCCCCTGCCCTTCCACTTTCCGCAGGATGTCCAGGCGCTTGAACGCGACGACGAATTCCTGTTCGGCCCGGCCCTGCTGGTGGCCCCGGTCACGGGGGAGGGCGTGGCGGTGCGGGACGTGTACCTGCCGCCTGGTGACTGGTACGCCTTTCACAATCTGCAAGGGGCCAGTCAGGGCCACCAGCACCTGAGCGGCCCGCAGACCGTGCAGGTGGAGGCCGCACCGGATACCCTGCCCATCTTTCTGCGGGCCGGAGCCGCCGTGCCCCTCACCGACCCGGCCCCGCACACCACCACTGCCAACTGGGCGACCCTGGACTGGCACCTCGGTCTGGCGGAGGAGATCGAGGGCGAACTGTACGAGGATGCCGGGAACGGTTTCGGCCCTTCGCGCCTGACCACTCTGCGCGGCCACCTGTCCGCTGACACTTTGACCCTGCGGCGCGAGGCCAGCGGTGACCTGGCGCTGACCCGCCAGACCGAGACCCTTTACCTGCACGGAATTGCAGGCGTGGAAAGCGTGGACGGAACGGACGACTGGCAGCCACAGGAAGGCCAGCTCGTGCTGCGCGTGCCTGCCGACTGGAGCACACTGACCCTGCGCGGGGTGCGGCGTGCCTGACCCTGCGCCCTGGCCCACCCCGGAAGCCGCCGGACTGCGTTCAGGAGCGGTGCTGAATTTCCTGCGGCGTGTTCAGGTCTCGGGGCTGGAACTGCACGGCCTGAACCTGTGGCGGCAGGGCCGTCCGGTGCTGGAGGGGCACTGGTGGCCGTATCACGCCGGGACGCTGCACCAGCTCAATTCCGTCAGCAAGAGTTTCGTCTCGGCGGCGGTGGGGCTGTGCATAGAAGACGGCCACCTGAAACTGGAGACGCGCCTGCTGGAGCTTTTTCCCGAGTACGCGGCGGTGGCGGCCCCCGGTGTGGAGGCCTTGACCCTGCGGCACCTGCTCACCATGAGCAGCGGGCACGCCGCGCCGGTACGCTCCCGGCTGAAGTTCACGCCCGGCCCTCCGTGGACGGAAACCTACCTGCGCGAACCGCTGGCCCACCCGCCCGGCACCCACTTCCTGTACGACAGTGCCGATACCTTC is a genomic window of Deinococcus reticulitermitis containing:
- a CDS encoding ABC transporter permease, yielding MTLSPGPPTTPTTYRKPKRSFWRTARDQYQLYLMLLPFAVMVFVFQYLPIWGWITAFQKYRPGRPLWEQQWVGLDNFVKLFQDERFYLALKNTLAMSLLTFVLGFAVPIAFALLLNELRSVLFKRTVQTISYLPHFVSWVVVAGLVYKMLSTDGGPVNQLLVNLGQEPVPFMAKPEYFWFIVVLSDIWKEMGWNTIIYLAAITAIDPALYDAAKVDGAGRWQQMRHVTLPGMQPVITVLLVLAVGHLMTIGFEKQLLLGNPIVYEKSVVLDLFALQAGINSNNFSFGTAIGIVNSLVGLALLFLANWFFKRRTGESVI
- a CDS encoding carbohydrate ABC transporter permease, producing the protein MTSTGKSIGRLSGSARSRREWSAFDVANVFVMIVVMMITLYPFLHVFALALNESSDTVKGGITIFPRKFTLENFQTIFAYGKIPQAFLISVLRTVIGTVTSVLACALVAYVLSRRDFQLRSFFSKYFAVTMYISGGLIPGFLLMRDLNLLNTFAVYILPGMVHVFNIFLIRSYMDNLPLELQESAKMDGASDFTIFWRVILPLCTPVLATVALFVAVGQWNSWFDTYLYNSASPHLTTLQFELMQILQSTQASAGSAPRSEEMQQQLEQVTPDSIKMAITVVTVFPILLVYPFLQRYFVQGMTLGAVKG
- a CDS encoding ABC transporter substrate-binding protein, translating into MNRKTRSTLLVLSALLTATSATAQVKPVTLTYFSSNSNGNWVNMQDEVGKEITRRTGVTLNAEFAIADPKQKVSLMAASGNYPCLISPKDQEGLLIDAGAMLELSSLINQHGPNIKKVMGNQFNRMRFSNKNKGIYFIPNNTAIRTAPFDSDPYFKVQLAALKEAGYPKVTTLADYEKVIAAYVKKHPTTADGRPTIGLSLLADDWRFSISVTNPAVLATGAPDDGEFYIDPKTYAAKPHYFRADERAYFKWLNGMNAKGLLDRESFTQKYDQYIAKIASGRVVALTDANWQIWSGLEALWKANMDDKAYARFPVVVKPGTRSPYNQPTGFSGGYGIGITKSCKDPVAAMKFLDFMASDEGQILNSWGVKGKHWTVVKGKRQFIPAVYKLSQDDPKTFRRTTGIGNYWISAYYGDGIKDSTGNYYTPKFPEEAIRSQSAAEKAALAAYKVKFWGDLTPKASTFKARPYGAAWTIPVPNDSDLSEFSSIHNDIVKKYIPRAILAPPADFDKIYTEMLNEMTRRTGKYWPMMTQLVKDRMSLWNTK
- a CDS encoding cellulase-like family protein is translated as MTTQQQTRPYAITMWDFSWLERRWPGAGYEDWNRALDELQERGYDALRIDAYPHLLAAGPVREWELLPPWTVQDWGAPARTRVKVQPALCEFLEHCAARGMKVALSSWFREDADNTRMNIHTPADHARIWLAVLDEVEAAGLLDTVLFVDLCNEFSMKLWAPYVHRGAYFPRNSPQGAAWMHEALGLMRARYPQLPYTFSISDEYDRHLEEDVTMHDLLELHLWMVHWCDFYQQVGYHSHRTDPTGYDNLAVRGEALYRSNPEKYHAALYRAVDTAANWSRVSGLPLVTTECWGIVDYKDWPLLDWGWVKELCELGVQRALPTGRWAAVATSNFCGPQFRGMWRDVAWHQRLTAQIKAAPLHVPLGVRSHA
- a CDS encoding glycoside hydrolase family 31 protein, whose product is MPEPFTDFEVVDQRLRVWGETAVLEISLPLAGVLRLWAVPDARHTTLRYPHPPRKTSFAVKPTPLQPLSAERRGDELHVQGAGLSLTLHLPDGRWEVRDAQGRALAQGQAAQGHPDNATQRCTDLHRTTLHLHAPPDAAYLGFGEKVGPLNKRGRHFTFWNTDCFPFSIESDPLYVSIPFTTVLHGGQAHGLFVDEPWRMEVDVAARDAGRLTWQSAGPELDLYVIAGPAPSDVVERYTCLTGRHPLPPLWALGAAQSRWGYEHADDVRDVVHGFRSRGLPLDAVYLDIDYMESYKVFTWNRPRFPDPAAFLQEMREQGIQIVPIVDAGVKAEAGYAPYEEALQGDYLVRTGRGDVLVGEVWPDPAVFPDFTRLDVQAWWAGQMRHLTDAGVRGVWTDMNEPACFRVYEAGPDSGEMSRAGAITEGKTLPYDAQHGTKRHLEVHNAYALGMNRAVQAGLAAAHPDERPFVVSRAGYAGQQRYAATWTGDNVSTWEHLALSIPMLGGLGLSGVALCGSDVGGFAGDSSGELLARWTQLAVFYPFLRNHSVRGVAMQEPWRFGPEWLAIIQSALEWRYRLLPALYSLVWQAHRSGWPILRPLPFHFPQDVQALERDDEFLFGPALLVAPVTGEGVAVRDVYLPPGDWYAFHNLQGASQGHQHLSGPQTVQVEAAPDTLPIFLRAGAAVPLTDPAPHTTTANWATLDWHLGLAEEIEGELYEDAGNGFGPSRLTTLRGHLSADTLTLRREASGDLALTRQTETLYLHGIAGVESVDGTDDWQPQEGQLVLRVPADWSTLTLRGVRRA